A window of the Capricornis sumatraensis isolate serow.1 chromosome 9, serow.2, whole genome shotgun sequence genome harbors these coding sequences:
- the SMIM32 gene encoding small integral membrane protein 32 translates to MYGDVFNTTGGPEAAVGGALALAATVKAEGASPLELATARGMRDGAAAKPDLPTYLLLFFLLLLSVALVILFIGCQLRHSAFAALPHDRSLRDARAPWKMRPV, encoded by the coding sequence ATGTACGGCGACGTGTTCAACACCACGGGCGGCCCCGAGGCGGCGGTAGGCGGCGCGCTGGCGCTGGCAGCCACGGTCAAGGCGGAGGGCGCTTCGCCGCTGGAGCTGGCCACCGCGCGCGGGATGCGGGACGGCGCGGCCGCCAAGCCCGACCTGCCCACCTACCTGCTGctcttcttcctgctgctgctctcCGTGGCGCTCGTCATCCTCTTCATCGGCTGCCAGCTGCGCCACTCGGCCTTCGCCGCTCTGCCCCACGACCGCTCTCTGCGGGACGCGCGCGCGCCCTGGAAGATGCGGCCGGTGTAG